Proteins encoded together in one Thalassotalea crassostreae window:
- a CDS encoding sulfatase yields the protein MNKLFNLPTLLVLITTASVNLSAFASSKPNIVFIFADDLGAHTLSKDGNPLIETPHIDKLAIDGMSFSQGYSNYPTCKPSRAAVLSGQYGPRTSIYRVSNKHRGHEEKIRYQVPDSKTTIANETKTIAEALKEQGYKTAILGKWHLGNNGHSAKDQGFDLSIETKGSHFGAQTIPDLGIAKDTYVPDVLTDKAIDFMGAAKAEKQPFFLYLPYYLIHRPLEAKPEDIEYFEKKVGDKYDKDAKIVAAMTKALDNNVGRVVAALEKLNLSDNTLVVFSSDNGGYKLANNILNGDLRGSKGMVYEGGIRVPYIFKWPNKIAKNTVHDEPIMGVDLYPTFLAAANADKDKDQILDGENLLPLLTAQKANLATRDLYWFYPKWARFNKKRKVWLDNWRNVIRSNNYKLIEYVDTDSYELFDLANDPYEENNLAKSNPEKVELLKAKLSKWKESLDAPIPTENPEFIYKNK from the coding sequence ATGAATAAGTTATTCAACCTACCTACTTTACTTGTACTAATTACTACAGCATCCGTTAATTTGTCTGCATTTGCGAGTAGTAAACCAAATATCGTGTTTATCTTTGCTGATGATTTGGGCGCACATACATTGTCTAAGGATGGAAATCCACTGATTGAAACGCCTCATATCGATAAGTTAGCCATAGATGGCATGTCATTTAGTCAAGGTTATTCAAATTATCCTACGTGTAAACCTTCAAGGGCTGCTGTTTTATCTGGACAATATGGTCCTCGAACGTCTATTTACCGTGTAAGTAATAAACATCGCGGACATGAAGAAAAAATTCGTTATCAAGTACCAGATAGTAAAACGACGATTGCCAATGAAACTAAAACGATTGCTGAAGCGTTAAAAGAACAAGGCTATAAAACAGCGATACTTGGTAAGTGGCATCTTGGCAATAATGGTCACTCGGCAAAAGATCAAGGTTTTGATTTATCAATTGAAACCAAAGGGTCTCATTTTGGCGCTCAAACCATACCTGACCTTGGTATAGCAAAAGATACCTATGTTCCAGACGTACTTACGGATAAAGCTATTGACTTTATGGGAGCTGCAAAAGCAGAGAAACAGCCGTTTTTCCTGTACTTACCTTATTACTTAATTCATCGTCCTTTAGAGGCAAAGCCTGAAGATATCGAATATTTCGAGAAAAAGGTTGGTGATAAATACGATAAGGATGCGAAAATTGTCGCAGCCATGACCAAAGCTCTTGATAATAACGTAGGGCGAGTTGTCGCTGCGCTTGAAAAGTTAAACCTTAGCGATAATACCTTAGTTGTATTTAGCTCTGATAATGGTGGTTATAAATTAGCAAACAATATTCTTAATGGCGACCTTCGTGGTTCAAAAGGCATGGTTTATGAAGGCGGCATCAGAGTACCTTATATTTTTAAATGGCCGAATAAAATTGCTAAAAATACTGTTCATGATGAACCAATTATGGGAGTCGATTTATATCCGACATTTTTGGCAGCAGCAAATGCTGACAAAGACAAAGATCAGATCTTAGATGGTGAAAACCTACTTCCACTACTTACTGCGCAAAAAGCAAACTTAGCAACGCGCGATTTATATTGGTTCTACCCTAAGTGGGCAAGGTTTAATAAGAAAAGGAAAGTATGGTTAGATAACTGGCGTAATGTTATTCGCTCGAATAATTATAAATTAATAGAGTATGTAGATACGGATAGTTATGAATTATTTGATCTTGCCAATGACCCATATGAAGAAAATAACTTGGCAAAATCTAATCCTGAAAAGGTTGAACTATTAAAAGCTAAATTGAGTAAGTGGAAAGAATCGCTTGATGCGCCAATACCAACTGAAAATCCTGAATTTATCTATAAAAACAAATAA
- a CDS encoding sialate O-acetylesterase has protein sequence MINLTKKIAVIVTSLILSGQAFADVKLADVFSDNMVLQRGKPVTIWGQASPGESVKVEFSGQQQTTVTGKNGSWFVKLAPLAANSKPQKLLVTASNNQTINNILVGDVWLASGQSNMKYKTKGIIGNKDVIAKGNNPLIRLLPISQNIQKQPQTKLADKWVVSSPNNIKDFSALASIFAQGLQQELDVPIGIISAAVGSTSVEAWVSNEMLKTVNFAPAVAPWVYAEENWATQKSVFLNEKIAEHQKYIKKMKSKGKEIPPGKLQPPTQVLAPHESRLYPSGAYNGMFNPLIPMTLKGIIWRQGEANMKRGWQYQFLLADMINLWRNELKQPDLPFIQVQLPEIKRISSQPQDSSIAETRDSQYKVENKLSNVYTVVAIDLDQKGNIHPRNKKVVGERLIATTLNKVYSLGKSYSSPRYSHLEQSGNKLNVHFSNISKGLIVAQRHTGTTFTLTPTSDKPTGFAIAGKDKKFYWADAELKGNSVVLSHKDIKEPLYVRYGWADNPQGLNVYDKSGGPLMPFRTDSFPAISMDEIETKIGLIK, from the coding sequence ATGATTAACTTAACCAAAAAAATTGCGGTCATAGTTACTAGTTTAATATTAAGCGGTCAAGCATTTGCTGATGTAAAACTGGCAGACGTATTTTCTGACAATATGGTATTACAACGAGGTAAACCAGTTACCATTTGGGGACAAGCATCTCCAGGAGAGTCTGTGAAAGTTGAATTTTCAGGACAACAGCAGACGACTGTTACAGGCAAAAATGGTTCTTGGTTTGTTAAACTCGCGCCATTAGCAGCAAACAGTAAACCGCAAAAATTGCTGGTTACTGCTAGCAATAATCAAACGATTAATAATATTTTAGTTGGTGATGTTTGGCTTGCTAGTGGCCAATCAAACATGAAGTATAAAACCAAAGGCATCATAGGTAACAAAGATGTCATTGCCAAAGGGAACAATCCTCTAATACGACTTTTGCCTATTAGCCAAAATATCCAAAAACAGCCGCAAACAAAGTTAGCTGATAAATGGGTAGTATCGTCTCCAAATAATATTAAAGATTTTAGCGCACTTGCTTCTATATTTGCTCAAGGCTTACAACAAGAGTTGGATGTACCGATTGGTATCATCTCTGCCGCTGTAGGTAGTACTTCTGTTGAAGCTTGGGTGTCAAATGAAATGTTAAAAACAGTGAATTTTGCACCGGCTGTAGCACCATGGGTATACGCTGAGGAAAACTGGGCGACACAAAAGTCTGTTTTTTTGAATGAGAAAATAGCCGAACATCAAAAATACATTAAAAAGATGAAGTCGAAAGGTAAAGAAATACCACCAGGAAAACTACAACCTCCAACGCAAGTGCTAGCACCTCATGAGAGTCGACTGTACCCGTCAGGAGCGTATAACGGTATGTTCAACCCGTTAATTCCGATGACATTAAAAGGTATTATTTGGCGTCAGGGTGAAGCAAATATGAAAAGAGGGTGGCAATACCAATTCTTATTAGCTGATATGATTAATTTATGGCGCAATGAGCTTAAACAACCTGATTTACCTTTTATTCAAGTACAGTTACCTGAGATAAAGCGAATTTCGTCACAGCCTCAAGATAGTTCAATTGCAGAAACAAGGGACTCTCAATATAAAGTAGAAAATAAACTTTCTAATGTATATACGGTTGTCGCTATTGATCTTGACCAAAAAGGTAATATCCACCCAAGAAACAAAAAGGTGGTTGGTGAACGTTTGATTGCTACAACACTTAATAAAGTGTATTCATTAGGAAAGTCTTATTCGAGTCCTAGATATAGTCATTTAGAACAATCGGGAAATAAACTTAATGTACATTTCTCCAATATCAGTAAAGGTTTAATTGTAGCCCAAAGACATACTGGCACAACATTTACGTTAACTCCAACGTCTGATAAACCAACTGGATTTGCTATCGCTGGTAAAGACAAAAAGTTTTATTGGGCAGATGCAGAATTAAAAGGCAATAGTGTCGTGTTATCTCATAAAGACATTAAAGAGCCTTTATATGTTCGCTATGGTTGGGCTGATAACCCACAAGGACTTAATGTCTATGATAAAAGTGGTGGACCATTAATGCCATTTAGAACGGATTCATTTCCAGCCATTAGTATGGATGAAATAGAAACTAAGATAGGGCTGATAAAATAG
- a CDS encoding sulfatase family protein: MISRLLLLLCFYVISFNSAAKQQPNVVFILADDMGVGDVSLFNKDAKVNTTNLDKIASNGMYFSDAHSTSAVCTPTRYSLLTGRYHWRTEMKGRVIDGYGKALIKPNRATVARLLQDNNYKTAMFGKWHLGLNWQLTNGKKITEYRPKDIEPFIDFSKPFTGGPVEHGFDYFYGINASLDFPPYTWIENNKVIETPTILMPYKGPKKSDKTIPWLHRKGLRSSGFDAALVMQHMTEKTVDYIAKQDSKQPFFIYMPLTAPHTPVIPRKEFLGSSNAGIYGDFVHEVDWAVGEVYQALKKQGLLENTIIVFTADNGAAKVAFSLADQEKYQHKPSYIYKGSKASVDEGGHRVPFIVHWPEKIAATGQSSSLIELTDTYATLADLLGVNLAENAAEDSISFLPQLLDVGHKGNRSQAVHTGFSGHFAFRSGDWKLKLSKNTKQQELYNLANDIAETNNVIAKNPEVAKRLQDEFSKIILDGRLTPGKPQKNDGEQRWSQAYWLK; the protein is encoded by the coding sequence ATGATAAGTCGACTACTCCTTCTACTATGTTTTTATGTTATTTCTTTTAACTCCGCTGCTAAGCAACAACCTAATGTTGTCTTTATTTTAGCTGATGATATGGGGGTTGGTGATGTTAGCCTTTTTAATAAAGACGCTAAAGTAAATACTACTAACCTTGACAAAATTGCTAGCAATGGAATGTATTTTAGTGATGCTCATAGTACTTCTGCAGTATGTACGCCGACTCGCTATAGTTTATTGACAGGGCGTTATCATTGGCGCACTGAGATGAAAGGTAGAGTTATTGATGGTTATGGCAAAGCGTTAATTAAGCCCAACCGTGCGACAGTTGCTCGCTTGTTACAGGACAATAATTATAAAACAGCAATGTTTGGTAAGTGGCATTTAGGACTTAACTGGCAATTAACTAATGGTAAGAAAATAACTGAATATCGCCCTAAAGATATTGAGCCATTCATCGATTTCAGCAAGCCTTTTACTGGCGGGCCTGTTGAACATGGTTTTGACTATTTCTATGGTATAAATGCATCACTAGATTTTCCTCCATATACTTGGATTGAAAATAACAAAGTTATTGAAACCCCAACCATATTAATGCCTTATAAAGGGCCTAAAAAATCAGATAAAACAATACCATGGTTGCATCGAAAAGGTTTAAGATCTTCGGGTTTTGATGCCGCTTTAGTAATGCAGCATATGACTGAAAAAACGGTTGACTATATTGCTAAGCAAGATAGCAAACAGCCTTTCTTTATTTATATGCCATTAACAGCGCCACATACACCGGTCATACCTCGTAAAGAGTTTTTAGGGTCGAGTAACGCAGGGATCTATGGAGATTTTGTTCATGAGGTAGACTGGGCGGTAGGCGAAGTGTATCAAGCGTTAAAAAAACAAGGCTTACTAGAAAACACCATCATTGTTTTTACTGCTGATAACGGCGCTGCTAAGGTTGCCTTCTCATTAGCGGATCAAGAAAAATACCAACATAAACCAAGTTATATTTACAAAGGCAGCAAAGCCTCCGTCGATGAAGGCGGTCATAGAGTACCATTTATTGTTCATTGGCCTGAAAAAATAGCGGCTACTGGCCAAAGTTCTAGCCTAATTGAGCTAACCGATACCTACGCAACGCTTGCTGATCTTCTAGGGGTAAACCTAGCTGAAAATGCTGCGGAAGATAGTATAAGTTTTTTACCGCAGTTATTAGATGTCGGTCATAAAGGCAATCGTAGCCAAGCGGTACATACTGGCTTTTCTGGCCATTTTGCGTTTCGCTCTGGAGATTGGAAATTAAAATTGAGCAAAAATACTAAGCAGCAAGAGCTGTATAATCTTGCGAATGATATCGCAGAAACGAACAATGTAATTGCAAAAAATCCTGAAGTAGCCAAAAGATTACAGGACGAATTTAGTAAAATTATTTTAGATGGTAGATTAACCCCTGGTAAGCCACAGAAGAATGATGGCGAGCAACGTTGGTCACAAGCTTATTGGTTGAAGTAA
- a CDS encoding alpha-L-fucosidase, whose amino-acid sequence MKKITNLLINSAICGVLMAPAVTLAAAHHLVKRTHDDGISFPYQAPKTHLSYLDKLDPKYKPYMQAQPEMIEAWQDDRFGVFIHWDHSSQVPVSMSWGRKGARPHHSSDGTVKKGVPEQEYNDLAKTFNPTKFDAEKWMDVVKDSGAKYIVFTAKHHAGYAMWDTKVSDFGIMNSPYGKDVTKDLVAAARKRGIKFYFYFSQPDWKEELYRDMKNRDEFIREFMFPQLKELLTQYGKIDGIWFDGLGKGIDTWYGPEMITMMRKLQPHLVVNHRWGNPAWRFGDFDGPERKIGRFQINRPWETCTIIGGGWGWMGDKPPMSLPNALTLLQKTVSRGGNLLLNTGPTALGEITPSHAKRFKQMGDWLAENGESIYGTRGGPFIDGPWGGSTRNADNVYLHLYGSVGNALNLPSPPVKVLSAHLLNGDAVKFEQNKDKLTIQLAKTVGPGSVVKLTMAEDVMELPVINTTGDAVTLNAKAQSSSDRSEKFSAKAMVEGSATSFSEGIHIRSTWSPSTGDANPWIQLDLGEVKDIDYITFDSHNFGKLIPKGQSFTVSLKINDKWQDVYSGSQVMVNNGIALDKTYQASAIKVAFSSAKQLSVGDIVAFSAAK is encoded by the coding sequence ATGAAAAAAATTACTAACCTTTTAATTAACAGCGCTATCTGCGGAGTATTGATGGCTCCCGCTGTAACTTTGGCGGCAGCTCATCATTTAGTTAAGAGAACTCATGATGATGGTATTAGCTTCCCTTATCAAGCTCCGAAAACACACTTAAGTTATCTAGATAAGCTTGATCCAAAATACAAGCCATATATGCAAGCTCAGCCAGAAATGATTGAAGCTTGGCAAGACGATCGATTTGGTGTCTTTATTCATTGGGATCATTCTTCACAAGTACCTGTAAGTATGAGTTGGGGAAGAAAGGGAGCTCGTCCACACCACTCTTCAGATGGCACTGTAAAAAAAGGGGTGCCAGAGCAGGAGTATAATGATTTAGCTAAGACATTTAATCCAACTAAGTTTGATGCGGAAAAGTGGATGGATGTTGTTAAAGACTCTGGAGCAAAATATATAGTCTTTACAGCTAAGCATCATGCTGGTTATGCCATGTGGGATACTAAGGTGAGTGATTTTGGTATTATGAACTCACCTTACGGCAAGGATGTAACTAAAGATTTAGTTGCTGCTGCTCGTAAACGAGGAATCAAATTTTACTTCTACTTTTCACAGCCTGATTGGAAAGAAGAGTTATATCGAGATATGAAAAATCGCGATGAATTTATTCGTGAATTTATGTTCCCACAGTTAAAAGAATTATTAACCCAATACGGAAAAATTGATGGTATTTGGTTCGATGGTTTAGGCAAAGGAATTGATACTTGGTATGGCCCTGAAATGATTACCATGATGCGTAAATTACAACCTCATTTGGTTGTTAATCATCGTTGGGGAAATCCTGCATGGCGATTCGGCGACTTTGATGGTCCTGAGCGTAAAATTGGTCGATTCCAAATTAACCGTCCTTGGGAAACCTGCACCATTATCGGTGGCGGTTGGGGGTGGATGGGTGATAAGCCGCCGATGTCTTTACCTAACGCATTAACTTTATTACAAAAAACGGTCAGTAGAGGCGGAAACTTATTGCTAAATACTGGACCAACAGCACTAGGTGAGATTACCCCTTCGCATGCTAAACGCTTTAAACAGATGGGTGATTGGTTAGCTGAAAATGGTGAAAGTATATATGGCACACGTGGGGGACCATTTATCGATGGCCCATGGGGTGGTTCTACTCGTAACGCTGATAATGTATACCTGCACTTATATGGTAGTGTTGGTAATGCATTAAACTTACCGTCACCACCTGTTAAGGTGCTATCAGCACACTTGTTAAATGGTGATGCGGTTAAATTTGAACAGAATAAAGATAAGTTAACTATACAATTAGCTAAAACTGTAGGTCCTGGTTCAGTAGTTAAGCTTACTATGGCCGAAGATGTAATGGAGTTACCGGTTATTAATACTACAGGTGACGCAGTTACTTTAAATGCAAAAGCGCAATCATCATCAGATAGAAGCGAGAAGTTTAGTGCAAAAGCAATGGTAGAAGGTAGCGCTACGAGTTTTTCTGAAGGTATTCATATTCGTTCTACATGGTCACCATCAACTGGTGATGCCAATCCTTGGATCCAATTAGATTTAGGTGAAGTTAAAGATATCGATTACATTACTTTTGATTCACATAACTTTGGTAAATTAATCCCGAAAGGACAAAGCTTTACTGTGAGCCTAAAAATCAATGATAAATGGCAAGACGTTTATAGTGGTTCGCAGGTTATGGTAAACAATGGTATTGCCCTTGACAAAACCTACCAGGCTAGCGCAATAAAAGTAGCTTTCTCATCAGCTAAACAGTTAAGTGTTGGTGATATCGTTGCTTTTAGTGCAGCGAAATAA
- a CDS encoding sulfatase: protein MLIRIFSTVILCLISASSIAQSQSQSQPNIVFILADDLGAHTLSSDGNDIMETPHLDQIAAQGMKFTRGYANAATCKPARAAIMSGQYGPRTSIYRVVDRHKMRGKPDLSNNIKFIVPPNASHLALENVTIAESLKAAGYTTGHFGKWHLEKYKSYLPDTQGFDVSYESHKVHFGAKVNVDQKVLPKDVYIGDYMTDKAIDFMNDAVAKKKPFFTYLPYFLIHKPAEGKSEDIAYFKKKLGADYDDTTIKVAAMTKALDDNVGRVLAKLKDLGIDDNTLVVFTSDNGGYKMLNNVLNGNLRAYKGEIYEGGLRVPYLFRFPGKIKAGQTNSEMVMGIDLYPTLMAFANAKAGQKELDGENLMPLLVGDTNVLAKRDLFWFFPKWERYNSKTNTWHNAWRNVINDGRYKLIQYPDTDHVEVFDLKNDPQESKNIAKNNPEITEQLVKKLEQWKIDISAHKEIPNPNYLVK, encoded by the coding sequence ATGTTAATTCGAATATTTTCAACTGTAATTTTGTGCCTCATATCAGCATCTTCGATTGCACAATCACAATCACAATCACAACCAAACATAGTGTTTATTTTAGCTGACGACCTTGGTGCTCATACTCTAAGTTCTGACGGTAACGACATTATGGAAACACCGCATTTAGATCAAATTGCAGCACAAGGTATGAAGTTCACCCGTGGTTACGCTAATGCAGCAACATGTAAACCAGCTCGAGCAGCCATAATGAGTGGGCAGTATGGGCCGAGAACTTCTATTTATCGAGTTGTTGATCGACACAAAATGAGAGGTAAGCCTGACTTATCAAATAATATCAAATTCATTGTTCCTCCAAACGCCAGCCATTTAGCCTTAGAGAACGTAACAATTGCAGAGTCATTAAAAGCAGCAGGTTATACAACCGGTCACTTCGGTAAATGGCATTTAGAAAAATATAAAAGCTACTTACCTGATACTCAAGGCTTTGATGTATCTTATGAAAGTCACAAAGTGCACTTTGGAGCGAAAGTAAATGTTGATCAAAAAGTATTACCCAAAGATGTTTATATTGGCGATTATATGACGGATAAAGCCATCGACTTTATGAATGATGCTGTAGCCAAGAAAAAGCCATTTTTTACTTATTTACCTTATTTCCTGATACATAAGCCTGCGGAAGGAAAATCGGAAGATATTGCTTATTTTAAGAAAAAACTAGGTGCTGATTATGATGATACCACCATTAAAGTTGCTGCCATGACAAAAGCGCTGGATGATAATGTAGGTCGTGTATTAGCCAAGCTTAAAGACTTAGGGATTGATGATAACACCCTCGTTGTATTTACCTCTGATAATGGTGGCTACAAAATGCTAAATAATGTCCTCAATGGTAATTTACGAGCTTATAAAGGGGAGATTTATGAAGGCGGTTTACGAGTGCCTTATCTATTTCGTTTCCCTGGTAAAATTAAAGCAGGCCAAACAAACTCTGAAATGGTTATGGGGATTGATCTTTACCCTACATTAATGGCTTTTGCGAATGCTAAAGCTGGACAAAAAGAGCTCGATGGTGAAAATTTAATGCCATTACTTGTTGGCGATACAAATGTTTTAGCAAAACGTGATTTATTTTGGTTTTTCCCTAAGTGGGAACGATATAATTCTAAGACCAATACTTGGCATAATGCTTGGCGAAATGTCATTAATGATGGCCGATATAAGCTGATACAGTATCCTGATACAGATCACGTGGAAGTTTTCGATTTGAAAAATGATCCTCAAGAAAGCAAGAATATTGCTAAGAATAATCCAGAAATCACTGAACAATTAGTGAAAAAACTAGAGCAATGGAAGATAGATATTTCAGCACATAAAGAAATACCAAATCCTAATTACCTAGTTAAATAA
- a CDS encoding DUF3293 domain-containing protein, whose protein sequence is MDKALIDNYISTDYMIDDELGLWLININQHDRALSRYLHMQAKPTAAFITAYNPMSKPTSEKVNKRAHQQLQHQLTKQGFKFLHGYGQSQDNKWPAEQSVLVLAIDKSQANEIAKQYNQAAYVWIDDTGLPSLVLKDDYC, encoded by the coding sequence ATGGATAAAGCATTAATAGATAACTATATCAGCACCGATTATATGATCGATGATGAACTAGGCTTATGGTTAATTAACATTAATCAACATGATAGAGCCTTAAGCAGGTACTTGCATATGCAAGCTAAACCAACCGCTGCATTTATCACAGCCTATAACCCAATGAGTAAGCCGACTAGCGAAAAAGTTAATAAACGCGCTCACCAACAACTGCAACATCAGCTTACGAAACAGGGATTTAAGTTCTTACATGGGTATGGTCAAAGTCAGGATAATAAGTGGCCTGCAGAGCAAAGTGTGTTAGTGCTGGCAATCGATAAGTCTCAAGCTAATGAAATTGCCAAACAATACAATCAAGCTGCTTATGTGTGGATTGATGACACAGGTTTACCGTCATTAGTTTTAAAAGACGATTATTGTTAA
- a CDS encoding YHYH protein: MGKYLLVVFVFAFNVIGCGGGGDTQDSDVNETPTEQGSSSDNTGDSSDGDSSDSSNNDSNNDSANDSNDDNSSEQVDTNSPNILFIISDDQGVDASAQYPYSEDTPLTPEINAIADSGIVYTNAWVTPACTTTRAAILTGKHGINSGVTYVPGTLDTSLQTLPRLLNANANTSHYQSAHFGKWHLGGGNPSVTHPNDSGIEYYAGNLSNVSDYYDWQLTTNGVVSQSTEYHSTKITSLAIDWIDEQSAPWFVWLAYSAPHSPLHLPPADLHTRDYLTGTESDIEGRKREYYLAAIEAMDSEIGRLVNSLSAEQRENTIIIYMGDNGTPRTVIDANVFAPNHGKGTLYEGGVNVPLIVSGKGVERKNETDNSLINGTDLYATIAALAGAEINSIYDSYSFADTLTSSANNAQRVFNYSEFESNNSTGWAVQQGDYKLIEFADGTQQLFDVENDFAEADDLLLTSFDSHDLVHALEDIAAQVRGETTISGIDITNQIFDKRSANCGDYVEQYLSSVLDVNNGTVFSGDLVITANNGKCIFKTNAIPNHDFNDGGRSFPNDVSAQNDTFEITSSPSFAAAITPISLSMDNAILLNGVKVDLLAAGCYGVGNGKVGCNDMAQAWRYDPMSPSAGFLVDSHNAHAQPDGTYHYHGTPNAFYHAENNGIASPVVGFAADGFPIYGPYFDDEGVIRKASSSYRLITGNRPTTNGSPGGSYDGTFRDDNEYVEGLGDLDECNGMTIDGVYGYYITDNYPYVVNCFKGTPDPTFNK; this comes from the coding sequence ATGGGCAAATATTTGCTAGTTGTATTTGTTTTTGCGTTTAATGTTATTGGCTGTGGCGGTGGAGGTGACACGCAAGATAGTGATGTTAATGAAACTCCGACCGAGCAAGGTAGCAGCTCGGATAACACTGGTGACAGCTCTGATGGCGACTCTAGTGACAGCTCTAACAATGATTCTAATAACGACTCAGCTAATGACTCAAATGACGACAACTCTTCGGAGCAAGTTGATACTAATTCACCCAACATCTTATTCATCATCAGTGATGATCAAGGTGTAGATGCATCGGCTCAATATCCATATTCAGAAGATACGCCGTTAACCCCTGAAATTAACGCCATCGCTGATTCTGGCATTGTATATACTAATGCATGGGTGACTCCTGCTTGTACCACAACACGAGCTGCAATATTAACCGGAAAGCATGGCATTAATAGTGGGGTTACCTATGTACCCGGCACACTTGACACCTCGTTGCAAACACTGCCTAGACTATTAAATGCTAATGCCAATACCTCGCACTACCAAAGCGCACACTTTGGAAAATGGCATTTAGGCGGTGGCAATCCAAGTGTCACTCACCCTAATGATAGCGGTATCGAATATTATGCAGGTAATCTCAGTAACGTATCCGATTACTATGATTGGCAACTCACTACCAATGGCGTTGTCTCGCAATCAACAGAATATCACTCCACTAAAATTACTTCGTTAGCAATAGATTGGATCGATGAACAATCCGCTCCTTGGTTTGTCTGGCTAGCTTATAGTGCGCCTCATTCACCATTGCACTTACCACCAGCGGATTTACATACAAGAGATTACTTAACAGGGACAGAGTCTGACATTGAAGGACGTAAGCGAGAATATTACCTTGCCGCGATTGAAGCCATGGATAGTGAAATTGGCCGTTTAGTAAATTCGCTTTCAGCCGAGCAAAGAGAAAATACAATTATCATTTATATGGGTGACAACGGCACACCAAGAACAGTAATTGACGCCAATGTTTTTGCTCCAAATCACGGTAAAGGTACGCTCTATGAAGGCGGCGTTAATGTTCCACTAATTGTCTCAGGTAAAGGTGTAGAGCGAAAAAACGAAACAGATAACAGCCTTATAAATGGTACCGATCTATATGCAACAATTGCCGCCTTAGCGGGCGCTGAAATAAACAGTATATACGACAGTTATAGTTTTGCAGATACATTGACAAGCTCAGCAAATAACGCTCAAAGAGTTTTCAATTATTCTGAGTTTGAAAGTAATAACTCTACCGGCTGGGCGGTACAGCAAGGTGACTACAAATTAATTGAGTTTGCTGATGGCACACAGCAATTATTTGATGTTGAAAATGACTTTGCAGAAGCAGACGATTTATTACTGACATCATTTGATAGCCACGATCTTGTCCATGCGTTAGAAGATATAGCTGCACAAGTGCGTGGTGAAACAACAATAAGTGGAATTGATATCACCAATCAAATATTCGATAAAAGAAGCGCAAATTGTGGCGACTACGTTGAGCAGTATTTATCAAGCGTACTAGATGTAAACAATGGCACAGTCTTTTCTGGCGATTTGGTCATCACTGCAAATAACGGTAAGTGTATTTTTAAAACCAATGCGATTCCAAATCATGACTTTAACGATGGCGGTAGAAGCTTTCCTAATGATGTTTCAGCACAAAACGATACTTTTGAAATAACGAGTTCACCGAGCTTTGCGGCGGCGATTACTCCTATTAGTTTATCGATGGATAACGCTATTTTGCTAAACGGTGTTAAAGTGGATTTACTTGCCGCAGGTTGTTATGGCGTTGGCAATGGCAAAGTCGGTTGTAATGATATGGCACAAGCGTGGCGTTATGATCCAATGTCACCATCTGCAGGATTTTTGGTTGATAGCCACAATGCACATGCGCAACCTGATGGAACATATCATTACCATGGTACGCCAAATGCGTTTTATCACGCAGAGAATAATGGTATTGCTTCTCCGGTTGTTGGCTTTGCTGCCGATGGGTTCCCAATTTATGGTCCGTACTTTGATGACGAGGGTGTGATCAGAAAAGCAAGCTCAAGTTACCGACTTATTACAGGTAACCGTCCGACAACAAATGGCAGCCCTGGTGGCTCTTATGATGGTACTTTTCGTGATGATAACGAATATGTCGAAGGTTTAGGTGATTTAGACGAATGTAACGGCATGACTATTGATGGTGTTTATGGCTATTACATTACCGACAATTACCCTTATGTAGTTAATTGTTTTAAAGGTACACCGGATCCTACGTTTAATAAATAG